atgatattttaattGCCTTGAGGTGTACGCTGGCTACTTGCCTTCTTGCATCAGCACATGTCTCAATCATTTCCGGAATACATTCGTATAATACCACATACCCAACTGACTCTGACCCTGTGGGTAGTGTGAGAATTTGATGTAGCGTGACTTAGTAAGCTACTGCGAATAATAACAACAAGAAATGgatatgtatttttaaatctTGATTTTATCAAAAGGATCTAAGAAATGTACTTTAAaacgctagatactctctaagttttgaaagaaaacagAATAACGTTCAACTCTGGggcttcttattgaacaaaactcataCATAATTAGCAACTCTATTTCtgaaggctataagcatgtatttataggcctcCAAACCCTACTTAGTAAGCCTAACCTACGGCGCCTGTCTAGACGAAACTTAAGGCCATTCGGATAGCTACGAATATAAagcataaaacacaaaaatactaTGGAGCTTGTCCAGGCGGAATTGAAGCTCGTCCGGACAGCCACATACATAAAATCTAAAAAGCATGAAAATCACATAGGCGTTCGGATGGTCTCTGAACGAGGACTTCAGACGGGGCTCTCAGGTTTAGGCCCGTTCGGACAGGCTACAGACGAGGCTTGCCGATTTATATCAAAATTCATGCGGTCACCAATCTACATTTGAGCTCTTGAAGCTCGCTTCACATTCCTGACGACAAATATAATGAGCTTTCTTCCTCGTTAGAGCAATTAAAGGTCTTGAAAGTGTGGAGAACTCCTATAAGAATCTCTGATAATAACCAGTTAGGCGCAAGATGTAACACCATGTCCCCATATTAAGAAGATGCGTAGCTTAGCACTTTATAAGAGATGTTCATGGGTGTTAAGTTATACATTGCCTACTTACTAGTTAAAACTGTGTTTTATAAGTGacaagcgccgaatgttgcacattcaagccccttaactcgcatatgttaattcattaacattgttatttgtttgattttgtgttgttttagtgttttcatgTTTCTAAtaaagatacaataaattttatcgattttgggcttaaaacacactttgacAGGACCTATcatacgtctcagtattttgatcacaACTTTTTATTCGAGTATCAGATTGACATGAAACCAGCGGCAGTGGAaagttaactcaaaatactacaaatcattgtgaaataaaatgTCCTAATTTGGACGTTTGTTATGCTAAAATCATCATGTAATATAAAGATCGCAAATCAACCCACGTGCATAAGTGCCCTCTAGCGCACCACAAGTGGGCTCGAGCGTACTCTTGCTGAAAAGTccaaaaaatgctaaaattgaTAAGGAAAACTTTTTTCACCCACATGCTCAACATTAATTACCCCGATTTGTAATATAATTAATGTGAGATACTATAGAAAGCTTGGTCCGATTGAAATTCGCAGGTCttcttttggcctttttttaggtgaatattattattattattatttttttataaaaaataaaagtgactCTTATTTTTCTcgccaattttttaaaaatgataacaCTTAACATTTCCAAACATATATGGCAATTCACCAAAACCACTTTACCATAATAGGTAAAAGAAAGTCCACAAATAATATCTTTGGCGAAATAAATTGTTTATTCCATACCCACTGTATGTACATATAGAGGTTACAAATAAGAAGATCAGAGATTGAATATAAtctctcctatatatataaacaactaCACGTGAAGGCTAAAGGAAAAACAAATCCAAGTCTgatttaatctttattttacaGAGATTAAATTAGACTTTGATTTGGACTTGTAATACTATTCTAATTATCTAACATAATTATCTAACAACACTAGCTAGCACCTGATTGGAGAAGACAATAATATTGATTTGGTCTCTTTTTCTTGGTGTAGAACAGAGCAagtccaagtttttttttttgaaagttcatTATATTAATATCTCAATCTTCATGGAAGACATCCAAGATCACATTGATGTAGCCATTGGATTGATGATTTTTGGGGTGTTTACCTTGTTTTGTCTGAGAGTGAGTCACTTGTGGCTATTATTTAACCAATTATATTCAACCATGGGATGGCccttatcctttttttttttttttattaatatcaCAATCCCATGTATAGTTGACTAACTTCGTGATGttattatcttaaaagcttGCGATTGAAGCAAATTTAGATaagataaaggaagaagaaagaccaCAAAATATTATTGCACTACTCTAGCAGATGATCATGAACAACATTATTATCTTCGCCATTTTTCCCTCTCTTCTCTTTATTCATCTTCTCATCAAATGGCTCTGCAAAACCACGCACAAAAAATTACCGCCTTCACCACCAAAGCTTCCCGTCCTTGGAAACCTCCACCAACTCGGCCTCTTTCCCCACCGCTCCCTCTGCTCACTTGCTCAGCGCTACGGCCCGCTCATGCTGCTCCGATTCGGAAGCCGGCCAACGCTAATCGTCTCGTCTCCGGATGCCGCTTCCGAAATCATGAAAACCCATGACATCATCTTCTCCAACCGACCAAGAATGAGCATCGCCGACAGACTTCTCTACGAGGGGAAAGATGTGTCGACAGCTCCTTACGGCGAGTACTGGAGGCAAATGAAAAGCATTTGCGTGGTGCATCTTCTGAGCAACAAGAGAGTTCGCTCTTTCGGAgctgagagagaagaagaagtcGCCATGTTCATCGGGAAGATCAGAGAATCTTGCTCGTTTTCGTTGCCGGTGAATTTGAGCGAAATGCTTGCCACCCTTACAAACGATGTGACATGCAGGGTGGCTTTTGGGAAGAAGTATAGCGCCGGCAGTGAAGGTGGGAGGGAATTTCAAGGATTGCTGGGAGAGCTTATGAGCCTTCTGGGTGTTTTCAATGTGGGGGACTTCATCCCATGGCTGGCTTGGGTGAATCGAATCAATGGCTTGGAGGCTCGAGTGAAGAAAGTCGctaaagagtttgataaatttCTGGATGCCATCGTGGAACAGCACATTTGCAGCCTGAAAAGAGAGAGCAATGGGGATGGAAGTGTTAGAGGGGAAGATcataaaaacaatttagttGACGTTTTGCTTGCGATTCAAAAGGATAACGTGACTGGCGTTGCCATTGACAGAGAAAGCATCAAAGCTCTAATCTTGGTacgctctttctctctctctctctcttaattatATTCTGAAAATTTTTTCAATGTAAAAATGTGAttacatatttaaaaaatttcataagaaagagaaattgtttGTAATAACGTCGTGGATGTATAGCAAAGACATGAATTAACTAGGGGTGGCAATTCATATTCACATGTCCGGTTTGGATTGTATCGAGGTATATATGTGTTACATAAGACTATATAAAACAACATTaatccaacccatttaattaaacgggacaaattttttaaccctaaccttctaattttgtattgggtttatATCGGGTTTgcaggtcatgtcaaaaattgtttgtTATTATGTCGTGTGTCGGATTTATATTGTGTCGAAgtatgaatataagactatatatataagtcaactaTAACCCGACACAtctaattaaacaggtcaaactTTTTATCTCTAGCCATTTAATCTCTTGTTGagttcatataaaaaattagcaaCCCTAATTGACACCACTGTGATTTAAAATGAGGATATTATTGCTCCCATtcggtcatatatatatatagatatatataatataatagctTAGGGGCAATTATTTTGATGGGTGGGCAATATGATAAGTACAGCTAACATTTACATGCATggtataaacaaaattttaggcAATTTGATCCCTCTCGCCTCCTCTGTCTCTGCCTATGATTGAAGTTGCATGTACAGAGTTTCTCATAATATTTTACTCCATAAGCTAATTATAACAATGTCCCGTAGTTCTTTTGTGGTTTTTAgatgggagaaaaaaaaaaaaaaacttgtattttagttaattagtgAGGTTGACGGTTGAATGGCAGTTGACTAGGAATTGAGGACAGGTAGCTAGCTAGCTCACCAGAAATGCATTAGTCGATCATTAGGGCTTTTGTTATACCTATCTTTGTATAAAAAAGATTATTTGTGCCCATACCTCCTCAGACTGCAGCATCCCAGTCAACGGGCACAAATAATCTTTTTTGTACAAAGATAGGTATAACAAATTAATGCCCTAAATGATTCGTTGGGATCTAGATCTAATGCCAGTATAtgtgttaccaaaaaaaaaaaaaaaaatcctatacaAAGATTAGACTATATTTGCGAATGTATTTGGATAAGTAtttttaactttgaaaatatatatatatatattgaaaaagcgttttgaaaagtatttggggtaacttcactttaaacccttgaACTACCATGCAATTTGACATACGTATCCCGAATtttgaaacctctcaatttggatacctgaactttcaattgcagtcaatttactTTCGGTCAATTTTTGCAgttaaaacccctaaaaagacaaaattaccattcaattttctttttattgaaaaaaattgaaaaaaagggtcacaagcCGGTGGCCCaagggtcaccttgtgatttttttttaatagtttttttaaatttttaatttgaaattaaaggtaaatttgaaattttataaaaaagtcaggggtataaacattaTTATCTCActttttaacgtttaaaatttgataaaggttcaaattgactgtaattaaaagttcaagagtccaaattgagaggtttcaaagttTGCAGAtatgtcaaatcgcgtgatagTTTAgaaatttaaagtgaaattaccctaaaaatattttattgagtaGACTTGCTTACTTTGAGAAgatcaaataaatataaagctcactcttaattttttttaaaagaaaaaaagagagagagagaatgtttGTGTGACATGACATGACAATCTACCAAACAATCATTTTAGAACACAAAATACACCAAACAATCTACCAAACacggctttgtttggtaaaggggATAGGGTTAGcccaaacactgttcatcaccatttcccaaaaaaatcaacatcaaaatatttttactttttcactttttatatcaaatcattcactttttattattattcaaataaaaaaatcactacaaaacaaaactttttcactttttcataccactttttcattttttttataccaaacattcttactttttttcacattaatttacatcaactacaatgtctaggccaacccatttgCCAAATACCACCAAAAACACCGAATCCTTTGACCTCGCCAATTGTCTTCCCAATTCAATACCCTAAACCCCTTTAAAGAAACTACCGGAGCCACTGGCTCGAGGTTGATTTACTCAGAATTTCTTCTTCATACGGCTTTTCCCCCTACGTCTATCAATTTTGAGGAAGAATTGCTATTACAACAACCAAATAGATAGAAAACTACCATCAGCTAGTCGCTGGGTCTTCGAATTGAAATAGAGCCACAAAAAAGAAGTGTAGATGCATGCTTTTTGCCTTTGTTTTGCTGCTGGAAAGTTTTGTGTTTGATATGTTCATGTCAAAGAAATACTGGATGGTGTACAAGTTtggtcttctttcttcttttgggcTCTGTGTTCTTGTTGAAATAGCTACACTACACAACTGGGGAAGAAAGACTGGAATTGCAGTTGACAGTTTTGTTGTACAATGGCCTCTCATTTGAATGTGGCGTACAtgggccttttttttaaaaatgttttctacaatgagattaaatttttatagctttttattattattattattattatcaaaatcGATCCATCTCTTACATTTACATAAATTTACATTTGAATTCGGTTCTTGCAGGATGTGTTTGCTGCTGGAACTGATACAACTTACAGAGTCCTAGAATGGGCAATGTCAGAACTCTTAAGGAACCCTAGAGTGATGAAGAAGTTACAAAATGAGGCAAGGGGAATCGCACGAGGCAAAACCAGCATAGCTGAGGCTGATTTACAGGAAATGCATTATCTAAAAGCCTTGATCAAAGAGACCCTTCGCTTATATCCTCCATTCCCATTACTAGTTCCCAGAGAATCCACCCAAGATGTTAACATAAAGGGCTATGACATTGCTGCAGGAACTCTAGTTTTCACTAATGCATGGGCAATTGGAAGAGACCCATCGATGTGGGACGAACCAGAAGAGTTCCGGCCAGAAAGGTTCTTGAATTCTTCTATAGATTTCAAAGGACATGATTTCCAACTGATCCCATTTGGAGCTGGAAGGAGGGGATGCCCAGGAATTCAATTTGCCATCACTACCAATGAGCTTGTGTTGGCAAA
This genomic interval from Corylus avellana chromosome ca3, CavTom2PMs-1.0 contains the following:
- the LOC132175486 gene encoding cytochrome P450 736A117-like, with amino-acid sequence MIMNNIIIFAIFPSLLFIHLLIKWLCKTTHKKLPPSPPKLPVLGNLHQLGLFPHRSLCSLAQRYGPLMLLRFGSRPTLIVSSPDAASEIMKTHDIIFSNRPRMSIADRLLYEGKDVSTAPYGEYWRQMKSICVVHLLSNKRVRSFGAEREEEVAMFIGKIRESCSFSLPVNLSEMLATLTNDVTCRVAFGKKYSAGSEGGREFQGLLGELMSLLGVFNVGDFIPWLAWVNRINGLEARVKKVAKEFDKFLDAIVEQHICSLKRESNGDGSVRGEDHKNNLVDVLLAIQKDNVTGVAIDRESIKALILDVFAAGTDTTYRVLEWAMSELLRNPRVMKKLQNEARGIARGKTSIAEADLQEMHYLKALIKETLRLYPPFPLLVPRESTQDVNIKGYDIAAGTLVFTNAWAIGRDPSMWDEPEEFRPERFLNSSIDFKGHDFQLIPFGAGRRGCPGIQFAITTNELVLANLVHKFDWALPGGARAEDLDMSQSTTIVRKVPLLAVAIPNS